From the Candidatus Peregrinibacteria bacterium genome, one window contains:
- the sufB gene encoding Fe-S cluster assembly protein SufB translates to MLSSVSKEREGGEHGIFSGLNRATFDTANDSEYMKKFSRGLSEELVRQISREKNEPEWMLSYRLKGLTAFLDMSFPQWGPNLSALDFADICFYARAAEGKNAKNWEEVPESIKQTFERLGIPEAERKMLAGAGAQYESDTVYHSLKEHWEQKGVIFLDMDEAVQKYPDLVKKHFMHCVPIRDHKFAALHAAVWSGGTFLCIPDDTDVDEPLQAYFRMNAPGMGQFEHTLIIIGINAHGHYIEGCSAPKYGTSALHAGCVEVFVGEGASFRYSSVENWSRDTYNLNTKRAIVEKNARMEWVGGNMGSGVTMLYPCSILKGEGATADHLGIAFANAGQNQDTGAKVFHLADNTNSTIISKSISKAGGISTYRGMVRIKNGAKDCRVHTECDALLLDDTSQSNTIPDIDVGDNTAFVSHEASVGRLSPDDIFYLRSRGLSEEQARSVLVNGFLEPITRELPLEYAVEMNRLIELEMEGSIG, encoded by the coding sequence ATGTTGTCATCTGTATCAAAAGAAAGAGAAGGAGGTGAACACGGAATTTTTTCGGGTTTGAATCGCGCAACATTCGATACAGCAAACGATTCGGAATACATGAAAAAGTTTTCCCGTGGACTTTCAGAAGAGCTCGTCCGCCAGATTTCACGCGAAAAAAATGAGCCAGAATGGATGCTTTCATATCGACTGAAGGGGCTCACTGCCTTTCTCGACATGTCATTTCCACAATGGGGGCCAAATCTCTCCGCACTTGATTTTGCGGATATTTGTTTTTATGCCCGTGCGGCAGAAGGAAAAAACGCAAAAAACTGGGAGGAGGTGCCAGAATCAATTAAGCAAACCTTCGAACGTCTTGGTATTCCCGAAGCAGAACGAAAAATGCTTGCCGGTGCCGGAGCACAATATGAAAGTGATACGGTTTACCACTCGCTCAAGGAACACTGGGAACAAAAAGGAGTTATTTTTTTAGATATGGATGAGGCGGTGCAAAAATATCCCGACTTAGTAAAAAAGCACTTTATGCATTGTGTTCCTATTCGTGACCACAAGTTCGCGGCACTCCATGCAGCAGTATGGAGCGGAGGAACGTTTCTCTGTATTCCCGATGACACAGATGTGGATGAGCCACTTCAAGCCTATTTTCGTATGAATGCCCCTGGAATGGGACAATTTGAGCACACCCTTATTATCATTGGAATAAATGCCCACGGACATTATATTGAAGGATGTTCTGCACCAAAATATGGCACGAGTGCGCTTCATGCTGGATGTGTAGAAGTGTTTGTGGGAGAAGGTGCTTCATTTCGCTACTCCTCAGTCGAAAACTGGTCGCGCGACACGTACAATCTCAATACAAAACGTGCCATTGTCGAAAAAAACGCACGCATGGAATGGGTCGGAGGAAATATGGGGTCGGGCGTTACTATGCTTTATCCATGTTCCATTTTAAAAGGCGAGGGCGCCACGGCAGATCATCTTGGTATTGCCTTTGCGAATGCCGGACAAAATCAAGATACCGGCGCAAAAGTCTTCCATTTGGCTGATAACACAAACAGTACCATTATTTCCAAAAGTATTAGTAAGGCAGGAGGCATTTCCACCTATCGGGGTATGGTGCGGATAAAAAATGGCGCAAAAGACTGTCGTGTTCACACCGAGTGTGACGCATTACTTCTTGATGATACGTCACAGAGTAACACCATTCCCGATATTGATGTTGGCGACAACACGGCATTTGTGTCCCATGAAGCAAGTGTTGGAAGGCTTTCTCCAGACGATATTTTTTATCTTCGCTCTCGCGGACTTTCGGAAGAACAGGCTCGTTCGGTGCTTGTGAACGGATTTTTAGAGCCCATCACGCGAGAGCTTCCACTTGAATACGCCGTGGAAATGAACCGACTTATTGAGCTCGAAATGGAAGGATCGATAGGTTAA
- a CDS encoding FecR domain-containing protein — translation MPPDFHLSPEILSGTDSEFRKKLKDRLIQEFSIPKNTDKWLEEGGSLLSPRTEFATHLRYRLMQSPILAPKTRKIPRFWRRFLPQPPPSSFVRRIISVTTALSLFVSAFFFGLSGTSQASSKSFIAAFTGTIKINHGHGEDIAVSGNDTPIFSGTIISTEEHSFATLEFFEDSVLRMDEDTTVSIFRLDENPLRNDLGNVEVELLSGRVWIKTFAADDKYSRFLLKTSGEIAPLAGSAIDVERKGAKTIVRSWSRSARISVDMSEMVLAEGREAGILLGNISDPAPLLEEESSASWVLANKTEDEHLLSVFAQQKMLERQQEMKKEREEIQKQFFLMGKEEASDDILQLESVFFEGLDHISAEDLNPKDAMNPFFIMAQEAWKKYPHETETLLASLEKTLQPILQNSPLFVAKEIIDTLQTSFAEQPEVVQETLRTRQLWEAKTLADSGNIVLAEAILEETSDTNIGIGISSPEVATEILDQRQEQMVAVGAMEKTDISRNILEETEDTLVEKTTKLVRPHFPSGDQISEAEQARDIVLRMKKYSNERGQENTLRAHLRYIEDKPENIGLLQELRTRVPENLQNEVDEKIVSVLGGQQAP, via the coding sequence ATGCCCCCTGATTTTCATCTCTCCCCAGAGATACTTTCTGGCACAGATTCTGAATTTCGAAAAAAGCTGAAAGATCGGCTTATTCAAGAATTCTCTATTCCAAAGAATACTGATAAGTGGCTTGAAGAAGGGGGGAGCCTTCTTTCTCCGCGAACAGAATTTGCAACTCATCTTCGGTATCGCTTGATGCAGAGCCCTATTCTTGCCCCAAAAACAAGGAAAATCCCTCGATTTTGGAGAAGATTTTTGCCTCAACCCCCCCCATCATCCTTTGTTCGAAGAATCATTTCTGTTACAACTGCTCTTTCTCTCTTTGTGAGTGCATTTTTCTTTGGTCTTTCGGGAACTTCACAAGCGTCCTCCAAAAGCTTTATTGCTGCTTTTACAGGAACCATTAAAATAAATCACGGACACGGCGAAGACATAGCAGTTTCTGGGAATGACACTCCGATTTTTTCGGGAACCATCATCTCAACTGAAGAGCATTCATTTGCCACACTTGAATTTTTTGAAGATTCAGTACTCAGAATGGACGAAGATACAACGGTCTCTATTTTTCGACTTGATGAAAATCCATTGCGAAATGATCTGGGAAATGTGGAGGTGGAACTCCTTTCTGGTCGTGTTTGGATAAAGACTTTTGCTGCCGATGATAAATACTCTCGTTTTCTTTTGAAAACATCAGGAGAAATTGCTCCTCTTGCCGGATCAGCCATTGATGTCGAGCGAAAAGGGGCAAAAACAATTGTTCGCTCGTGGTCTCGCTCTGCCAGAATATCTGTCGATATGTCAGAGATGGTACTTGCAGAAGGAAGAGAAGCGGGAATTTTATTGGGAAATATTTCAGACCCCGCCCCCCTCCTTGAGGAGGAATCCTCTGCCTCCTGGGTTCTTGCCAACAAAACGGAAGATGAGCATCTTTTAAGTGTTTTTGCTCAGCAAAAAATGCTCGAACGCCAACAGGAAATGAAAAAGGAAAGAGAGGAAATTCAAAAACAATTCTTTCTTATGGGAAAAGAAGAAGCTTCGGATGATATTCTCCAGCTCGAATCCGTTTTCTTTGAAGGACTTGATCATATTTCTGCAGAAGACCTGAACCCAAAAGATGCTATGAATCCTTTTTTCATTATGGCGCAGGAAGCTTGGAAAAAATACCCTCATGAAACAGAAACACTACTCGCATCCTTGGAAAAAACACTTCAACCAATCCTGCAAAATTCTCCACTCTTTGTTGCCAAAGAAATCATTGATACTCTTCAAACATCCTTTGCTGAGCAACCTGAAGTGGTTCAAGAAACACTTCGTACAAGACAGCTTTGGGAAGCAAAAACACTCGCAGATAGTGGAAATATTGTGCTTGCTGAAGCAATTCTTGAAGAAACTTCGGACACCAATATCGGTATTGGCATTTCATCTCCCGAAGTAGCAACAGAAATTCTCGATCAGCGACAAGAACAAATGGTTGCCGTTGGGGCCATGGAAAAGACGGATATTTCTAGGAATATCCTTGAGGAAACAGAAGACACTCTTGTGGAAAAAACGACAAAGCTTGTTCGTCCTCACTTTCCCTCTGGAGATCAGATTTCAGAAGCAGAACAGGCACGAGATATTGTTCTCCGTATGAAGAAATATTCCAACGAACGTGGACAAGAAAATACGCTTCGCGCCCATTTGCGATATATTGAAGACAAACCAGAAAATATTGGGCTATTGCAAGAACTTCGCACAAGGGTTCCCGAAAACCTTCAAAATGAAGTTGATGAAAAGATCGTCTCTGTACTCGGTGGTCAGCAGGCACCATAA
- the eno gene encoding phosphopyruvate hydratase translates to MPKISHVHAREILDSRGNPTIEADVTLSDGSFGRAIVPSGASTGVHEALELRDGDKSRFQGKGVLTAVKNVNTEISENIKGRSAEDQEGLDVALIALDGTENKSRLGANAILSVSLATAKAVAESKKIPLYRYFAELSGNTKANLLPLPLMNVINGGSHADSGLEIQEFMICPTSAPSFAEGLRMGSEIFHALKKILASRGDITAVGDEGGFAPHLGKNEDAIVVLLEAIESAGHTGKVDIAMDVAASEFFRDGIYHFEGEKRVSEMVSYYEKLVETYPNIISIEDGFAEDDWNGFQKLQEALGDRIQLVGDDVFVTNPKRIQEGIEKKASNSALIKLNQIGSVTETIRAVQMTKDAGWTAVISHRSGESEDTTIADLAVGLSTGQIKTGSLCRSERIAKYNRLLRIEEELGSSARYQGKIR, encoded by the coding sequence ATGCCAAAGATCTCCCATGTTCACGCACGAGAAATTCTTGATTCTCGCGGAAACCCCACTATTGAAGCAGATGTAACGCTAAGCGACGGTTCATTCGGACGCGCCATTGTTCCTTCTGGAGCCAGCACTGGCGTGCACGAAGCACTTGAGCTTCGAGATGGCGACAAAAGTCGATTTCAGGGAAAAGGCGTTCTGACCGCAGTAAAAAATGTGAACACGGAAATTTCAGAAAATATAAAAGGGCGTAGTGCAGAAGATCAGGAAGGGCTTGACGTGGCGCTTATTGCACTCGACGGAACAGAAAACAAATCCCGACTTGGTGCAAATGCCATTTTGAGTGTTTCCCTTGCTACAGCGAAGGCAGTAGCAGAAAGTAAAAAGATTCCGCTGTATCGTTATTTTGCCGAACTTTCGGGGAATACGAAGGCAAACCTTCTTCCTTTGCCACTCATGAACGTGATTAACGGAGGTTCTCATGCCGATAGTGGCTTAGAGATCCAAGAATTTATGATCTGCCCAACTAGTGCTCCTTCTTTTGCAGAAGGACTACGAATGGGTTCGGAGATTTTTCATGCTCTCAAGAAAATTCTCGCTTCACGCGGAGACATTACCGCTGTTGGAGATGAGGGAGGATTTGCTCCGCACCTCGGCAAGAATGAAGATGCCATTGTTGTACTCCTCGAAGCCATAGAATCCGCGGGACATACCGGAAAAGTGGACATTGCCATGGACGTGGCAGCATCGGAGTTTTTTCGAGACGGCATCTACCATTTTGAAGGAGAGAAAAGAGTAAGCGAAATGGTGTCGTACTACGAGAAACTTGTTGAAACCTATCCGAATATTATTTCCATTGAAGATGGTTTTGCAGAAGATGATTGGAATGGATTTCAAAAACTTCAAGAGGCTCTTGGAGATCGTATTCAACTCGTGGGAGATGATGTTTTTGTGACCAACCCAAAGCGTATTCAAGAAGGTATTGAGAAAAAAGCGTCCAATTCTGCGCTCATCAAACTTAATCAGATCGGCTCTGTAACCGAAACTATTCGGGCAGTACAAATGACAAAAGATGCCGGATGGACCGCCGTTATTTCCCATCGAAGTGGAGAGAGCGAAGACACGACTATTGCCGATCTTGCAGTGGGACTTTCTACCGGACAAATCAAAACCGGCTCCCTTTGTCGTTCAGAACGTATTGCAAAATACAACCGACTTCTTCGCATTGAAGAAGAGCTTGGATCATCTGCACGATACCAAGGAAAAATTCGCTAA